AAATTGCTTCTTCCAAATCAACGCACAATTTTTTATCTTTAATAGGATTCTTTGCTTTATATAAATTATCAAGTTGTTTTACAGTTTCGCGTATAAAATAATCATTGTCTGCAGAAGCATCTAAATCTTTGGCAGTAATCAATAAATTTGCGCATGCAAAACCATTGAAAAAATCTTTTTTCTTAAAAGAATGCAAAACTTCTTTATATGAACAAATATTAATTTTATCAATAATAATTCTACCTTTTTTCTTGCTGAATCTAAATTTCGGCGTAAAATTAAACTTCCCTAAAACATTCTCAAAACTATATGTTGTCATGGTTAAACAAAACGCCATAACCTTTTTAAACCTAACTAATAAATATATGTTATGCTATTCACATTCCAAGAAATTATTGACATTGCAATTATGACTGCAATAACTGGATACATATTCAAGGATTTATTTGCTAAAAGACCAAATCCTGGAAATTACAACCCATTAAAACCTATCAAAAGCAATAATCATTTCTGGTTCGCGGCAGTTGCAGTCGGTTCTTCAATTATCTTGCATGAATTAGGACACAAGTTTATTGCGATTTACCTCGGTTTAGAAGCAACATTCCATGCAGCATACAGTTTCTTAATATTAGGATTATTATTAAAACTAATGAATTTCAGCTTAATTTTCTTAGTGCCTGCTTATGTAAGTCACCCTGCCACAACTCCAATTAACAGCGCAATGATTGCATTTGCCGGACCTGCAACAAACGGATTAATATGGTTAATAACGGGATTAGCAATAAATAAAAACTGGATACAAAAAAAATATTTATCACTTGCATATGCAACCAAATATATAAATGGGTTTTTATTCATTGTAAACATGATACCATTTCCCGGAATTGATGGGTACTGGATATTTAAAGGCCTATCCCAGACTTTATAAATTAAAACCAATCAATTTATAAACAAACTTTATTTTTCAAATACCAATCATGATAAAAAATATTTATGAAAAACATTACAAAGTATTATTAGTAATTCCTATATTGATTCTAGTTCTTGCAATGTTCCAGATCGGAATTCAGTATTTTCAAACAGGCGACTTCCTAAATAAAGGAGTTTCACTCAAAGGCGGAGTAACTGTCAATATCTTGGACTCGAAAATAAATAATGATTTAATTGAAAAAAATTTAAAAATCAATTTTCCAAACTCTGATATTGAAATAAAAAGTTTATCACAAGCCGGAGAAAAAACCGGTTTAGTTTTAAAAATAGATTTAGATGTCAATAATGACAAAGATATTCTTAAATTTAAACACCTAATAATAGATACAGCCCCTAATTTAACACTGGATGATATCGAAGATAACATTCAAACTATTAGTCCAAGCCTGGGAAACAGTTTTTTTAAAACCACTTTCAAATCATTAATAATGGCATTTATTTTTATGGCAATTATAGTATTTTATTATTTTAGAACCATTATACCTAGTTTAAATGTTATTTTAGCTGCATTTTCAGATATAATTGTAACATTAGCAATCGTAAATTTAATGGGGATAAAAATTTCAACTGCTGGTATTGCCGCATTTTTAATGCTTATTGGTTACTCTGTGGATACCGATATTTTATTGGCAACGAAAGTATTGAAAACTAAAAAAGGCACTGTGCTTGATCGAGTTTATGCCGCTATGAAAACAGGTTTAATGATGAGTTCAACCACATTCATAGCAGTATTAATTGCGCTTTACTTCACAATCTCATTAGAGATTAAACAAATAATGTCTATCTTGTTAATTGGACTAATAATAGACTTAATAATGACATGGATACAAAATGCGGGGATACTAAGAATATATATGGAAACTAAAACTATAAACACAGAAACTAAAAACAATGATCAAATTTAAACCGATTTTCAAAAACATAAGAGTATTGGTGCTTTTAATATTTTTAATACTGGCAATTGTATCGATAAATCCAAATCCTTGGAGAGAAGGAGTTGCCATAAGGACAATTGCAACTAATAGTTCTGCAAATTTAGCTGGCATGATTAATCCAAATCCAACACTGCCCCCAATGGCAAAAGAAAGGATTATTGAAATTAATGATAAACCAATATCAAACATAATAGATTACCATAATCTTGTCGATAACTTAGAAATTAACTCAACATTAAAAATTGCAACCGACAAAAAATTATACTATTTGGTTATACGGCCTAAAACTGAAACAATTGTATTTGATGAGTTGATACCGAAAGAAATCATTGAAAAAATAATTGACCCTAAAAGTAATGAAACTATAAATGTAACAAAAACCGTCATGGTCAACAAGACTGTTACAAATATTCTAGGTCCGGAAGAAATAGGTCTAGAAATTTATAATGCTCCAACTAGCAATATAAGAAAAGGCCTTGATTTACAAGGAGGAACTAGAGTATTGCTAGAACCTGAAGAACAAATAAGTAATGATGAAATGACACAGCTTTTAGAAAGTATGAAACAAAGGCTAAACGTTTATGGCTTAAGCGATATCACCGTAACACAGGCTAGCAATCTGCCGGTTTATTTGGGTGGTTCAGGCAAACAATATGTGTTGATAGAAATTGCAGGGGCTTCTAAACAAGAAGTTACAGAGTTACTATCTAAACAGGGGAAATTCGAAGCAAAAATCGGTGAAAAAATCGTATTTATCGGGGGCAAAGATATTACATATGTCTGTAAAGATGCAACTTGTTCAGGAATTGATCCTCAGGCAGGATGCCAGCCTAACGGAAATACATGGACATGCAGATTTAGATTCAGTATAGCTTTAACTCCTGAAGCCGCGGCTAGACAAGCAGACATTACGCAAAAACTAGATGTAATTTCAGAGAATGGCCAAGAATATTTATCAGAAAAACTTACGCTCTATTTAGATAATAATCAGGTAGACGAATTAAGAATTGGCGCAGATTTAAAAGGCAGAGAGGCAACAGATATCCAAATATCTGGTTCTGGTTCAGGCACAATACAACAAGAAGCAATGTTTAATTCTCTTGATCAGATGAAAAAACTACAAACGGTTTTACAAACAGGAAGTTTGCCAATAAAACTAAACATTGCAAATATTGAAACAATATCTCCGACACTTGGCGAAGAATTTGTTGAAAATTCATTACTGATAGGATTTCTTGCAATATTAGGAATAGGCAGTAATATTTTATTAAGATATAGAAATTTAAAGATTGCAATACCAATGACTTTAACGGTAATATCTGAAATAATTCTATTGCTGGGATTAGCATCATTAATAGGCTGGAACTTAGACCTTGCAGCAATTGCAGGTATAATCATTGCAGTAGGAACTGGTGTAGACAATCTAATAGTTATCACAGACGAAGTTCTCACAGGCGATATTAAAGAAATATATAATTGGAAAGAACGGATTAAACAAGGATTTAATATAATAATGGGTGCATATTCTACAACAGTTGTAGCAATGATTCCGCTAGTATTTGCAGGCGCAGGTCTGCTTAAAGGATTTGCAATTACAACAATACTTGGCGCATCATTTGGAGTATTTATCGCAAGACCTGCTTACGCCGCAATAATTGAAATAATTCTTAAAGAATAAATAACTTAAAAATTCAATTAAATAATAATAAATCTATTTCTTACGAAATTCATAATATGGTATGTTTATGACTAGATTCATAATAGGGTATCCACTCATGTTGAAGTCTTGTAACTCCTTTCTTTGGACCTTTCGGATTAATCCAAACATCAACAATACCAAAACCCATATGAGCAGGCAATTTTTTCCCCCTCATAAAACTTGATTGACCGCATAAAGTGCCACTTTCAAAAGCATGGACATTTCGGGTAAACATATACATAGCTTTATGATAATGTCCTTGATGAACAATCGCAGGTTTCTCTCCGCCTGAAAAAGATTCAACTAATTTTTGTAACTTATAACTGATCGCATAAGCTGACCCATCGTTAGGATGAAATAATTTTAAGATTATACCGGGCGCAAGCTCTAAATCCCCTTCATCCTGTCCCAAATGTTTAAAAAGCATTACCCTCTTTTCTAAATCAGCGCCAACTATAGCCCCACCATCATTTTTTTTAAAATACCACTGATCATGGTTTCCATCAATGCCAAAAACCTTAACTGGTAATTGATTATAAAGTTCTGCAGCATATTCCATTTGTTGCTGATACCCCATTTGATTAAGTTCATAAATATGTCCAGGTCTGCCGCTCATGCCCTCTAAATGATCCCCCGTATCAACTATAAATTGAACACTTGCACTTTTAAAAGTTCGCACCATTAAATCCCATAAATCTTCATGAAATTTTTTATGGCCTATATGCGCATCAGAAAAATAACCATATCTTATCTTTTTAACATTGGTCCCAAAATCTAATTTTTCAACTTGTGAAGGTTTATAACGGCCCGATTTTAAAATTGCTTCCAATTCAGCAGGGCTCATATTATGTTTATGAAGTAACTTCTCTAACCTTTTTAAATCTTGATCACTTGCACCAACTATTGACCCCGCAGTTATTTCTTCAGAATTTTTTTGTTTATCAGATTTTTTTGCCATTCAAATTTCACCTGCTAAATTATGGATTTCCTTTCTTTAAATAATTTGTGTATCCGAAAAAAATATATTTTAAGCTTCACTTAATTTAACCGTTGATTATCCCATGTAATCAACCTAGTTTTATTCAAGCATTATTTTAATCTAGTTTCTGATTTTTCTGTTCAAGACGTTTGTCAACTACATCTCTTATATGTTGTAATATAAAATCAGGCCTGCTTCTAAAACTATTTGATTCATCTGCGACTATCTCATCTATTTTGTCAACCAATGGTTTGGGTAATGGTACGTTTACATATAACATATTACACCTTTGCCAAATTATTAAGCCCTTTAAATGATAGATAATGCACACCTACTATACACCTAATTTTAGCTATCATTATTTTTATTTATGTATTAAGATGTATATTAACTTTTCCATTAGAGGGCGCTGTCCAGAAATTCATTGTCTGTATATTAGTATATAATTTGAAACATAAAGTAACCAAGAACGTTCTTGCAGTTATACTTAAAGAAGATACTAATTGACAATGAAACGACTCTGGACAGCGCCCATTAGAGAGATATAAACGTGTCATTAATGCGATTTAGAATAATTTTGATCAAGATTAAAAATTTTATTCAATAATTCAACTGCTTTTTTTCCATCTGCCTTACCCTTCAATTTTGCCATAACTTTGCCAATCAATGCGTTAAAAGGCAGTCCTTTATTTTTAGAAACAATTTGTTTGATGCAATCTTCCAGCATATTATCATCCATTAATTTAAAATTATCAATCACTTGATTAACTGGTTTATTTTTAGAAAGAATTTCTAATATGGAATCTTTAGCAATTTTTCCGCTATCAAGCGCACTAAATAAAATATTAAAGTCTTCATCTGATGGGCCAATATCAACAGCATACACATGCTTAACGGCTTTTTCACTTTTGAGGTAAGTCTCTGCAATAAATGCCGGTTTTATATTTTTAAATTCGCCACAAAACTTTTCAAACGGTAAAAATTGTTCAGATTTAGCAACAAGTTGCGCCAAATCTTTACTTAATCCAAACTCTTTTTCATATCTTAATGATTTTTCACTTATCAATTCAGGCAACTTTATCCCTAATAAATCTGGAACAACGGGTAATATATCAGTCTCAGGATACATTCTGGCAGCCCCGGGCATTAAACGCATAAAGCTTGTTGTTGCGTCAGTATTAACCTTTCGCACCTGTTTAATTACGCCTTTGGGCAATAGTTTAACTCTGTCAATTACGCCATATAAAGCACGATTGCTTTTATCAGGTAAATCCGCAACAATAACAAAAGCGTCTCCATCTTTATATTCTAACATATTTTTAATATTTTCTACATCAGTATCAGTTATACCATATTTAGGAAGTTCGTCTGAATGAAATATTCCTCCGACGCCCCCCCTTGCTTTGGCCCAATCCGATACTTCTGTACCTAACCTTCGGCCAGGCTGGATTTCTTGGCCTAAAAAACCATGTAAACCTTCTAATTTAATTCCCAGAACCACTCCGACTTTTTCTAAAGCATTTTTAATTACCTTCGAATCCGAACCAATAAACAGTTTAGATAAATCATAAATCTCACTAACTCTAATTTTTTGTGGAACTTTTTTAGAAATATCAATTAAACTTTTTTGTCTTATAACTTCATATTCAACAATTTTTGGAATCATTCTCAAATCTTGTACGCCCTTAATTTCAACCCTATCAGCTCCAGCAATATTAATATTAATATCTTGCCTAATTGTACCAAGCCCACGTTTAGCTTTACCTGTGCTGCGCAAAATCATTCCGATATATGCTGCAACTTCCCTGCATTGTTCGGGAGTATAAATCTCTGGCGCAGTAGACAATTCAATTAATGGAATCCCCAATCGGTCTAAACGCCAGGTTACAATATCAGGTGTACTTTCAACTTCCTTAGCTGCTTCTTCTTCAAGCAATATTGTTGGAACTCCGACATCCCCGAAATCAAAATGCAATTTACCTTCAACTGCCACTAAACCAGTTCTCTGAAACCCAGCTGTAACTGATCCATTCGCAATAGTTTTTCTCATAAACTCAATTCTATCAGAAACTTTCGCATTTAACATTTTAGCAACTTGTAAAACTATTTCCAAGGCTTCTAAATTTAACGCGCCCGGAGGTTCTTCATCAAGCTCAACTAGGCAATTTGTATCAGAATATCCTTCATATATAAAGCTTAAACCTTTTTCCTTTTCCATTACAGCTGCAATATCAACTGAACCGGTTTCACCTGCAGATGCGCGTATTTTTCGTTTAAATATTATATCTGGTTTATCATCTCTCAAATCCGAAGGACAATTACAAAATAATTTATGAGTATCTAACTGCTGGTGAATCTCAAGACCAATTTTCAACCCCAATTTTATATAATCAAGTTCCATTTTTTTTATAAAGATAGCTTTTAGGATTAATCCTATCAGTAATCTCTCCTCTCAAATTTTGAGTTATCAAAGTTTTAGTTTCATCTTTTGAATAATTGGATAATAACCATGCTAATTTTATAAAACTTGTTTCAGGAGTCATATCTGAAAAATTGCCGAGTACACCCATTTGTTGAGCCTTTCTTTGATCAGAATAAACATTCATAACAATTCTGCCATTAATTGCCTGTGGCGCTTCTACAACAATTACACCATTTTTAATTAACTCTTCAATTGCACAAAATATTTTACCAGATTCTTTGGTTGATTCATCAATCTCAGTAATAGGCAGACAACCTAAGCCGGTTGCTTCAATAACTAAACCTTCGTAATTTTTATAGAACAAAAATTGGTCTGCATACATATTGGTATGTTGCTTCATTAACGCAACTTTAATATCTTTTTTGATAAGCTTAATTTTAAGTTGATTTTTTCCGGCAATTTTATAATTATTCAGTAAATATTTGATATGTTTGTCTCCATAAGAAACTTCTGCCCATG
This region of Candidatus Woesearchaeota archaeon genomic DNA includes:
- the gatE gene encoding Glu-tRNA(Gln) amidotransferase subunit GatE, which codes for MELDYIKLGLKIGLEIHQQLDTHKLFCNCPSDLRDDKPDIIFKRKIRASAGETGSVDIAAVMEKEKGLSFIYEGYSDTNCLVELDEEPPGALNLEALEIVLQVAKMLNAKVSDRIEFMRKTIANGSVTAGFQRTGLVAVEGKLHFDFGDVGVPTILLEEEAAKEVESTPDIVTWRLDRLGIPLIELSTAPEIYTPEQCREVAAYIGMILRSTGKAKRGLGTIRQDININIAGADRVEIKGVQDLRMIPKIVEYEVIRQKSLIDISKKVPQKIRVSEIYDLSKLFIGSDSKVIKNALEKVGVVLGIKLEGLHGFLGQEIQPGRRLGTEVSDWAKARGGVGGIFHSDELPKYGITDTDVENIKNMLEYKDGDAFVIVADLPDKSNRALYGVIDRVKLLPKGVIKQVRKVNTDATTSFMRLMPGAARMYPETDILPVVPDLLGIKLPELISEKSLRYEKEFGLSKDLAQLVAKSEQFLPFEKFCGEFKNIKPAFIAETYLKSEKAVKHVYAVDIGPSDEDFNILFSALDSGKIAKDSILEILSKNKPVNQVIDNFKLMDDNMLEDCIKQIVSKNKGLPFNALIGKVMAKLKGKADGKKAVELLNKIFNLDQNYSKSH
- a CDS encoding M50 family metallopeptidase; translation: MLFTFQEIIDIAIMTAITGYIFKDLFAKRPNPGNYNPLKPIKSNNHFWFAAVAVGSSIILHELGHKFIAIYLGLEATFHAAYSFLILGLLLKLMNFSLIFLVPAYVSHPATTPINSAMIAFAGPATNGLIWLITGLAINKNWIQKKYLSLAYATKYINGFLFIVNMIPFPGIDGYWIFKGLSQTL
- a CDS encoding metallophosphoesterase family protein — translated: MAKKSDKQKNSEEITAGSIVGASDQDLKRLEKLLHKHNMSPAELEAILKSGRYKPSQVEKLDFGTNVKKIRYGYFSDAHIGHKKFHEDLWDLMVRTFKSASVQFIVDTGDHLEGMSGRPGHIYELNQMGYQQQMEYAAELYNQLPVKVFGIDGNHDQWYFKKNDGGAIVGADLEKRVMLFKHLGQDEGDLELAPGIILKLFHPNDGSAYAISYKLQKLVESFSGGEKPAIVHQGHYHKAMYMFTRNVHAFESGTLCGQSSFMRGKKLPAHMGFGIVDVWINPKGPKKGVTRLQHEWIPYYESSHKHTIL